The following proteins are co-located in the Oceanimonas sp. GK1 genome:
- the sucA gene encoding 2-oxoglutarate dehydrogenase E1 component, whose translation MHNGVMQAWLDSSHLAGANATYVEDLYEAYLADPESVSEQWRAVFDGLPSGTEPTPDQPHSQVRDYFRRLAKDTSRYATPVSDPHTDAKQVKVLQLINAYRFRGHQNANLDPLGLWNREPVAELDPAFHNLTGADLEATFNVGSYAIGSETMKLKDLVAALKKTYCGSVGAEYMHITSTREKRWIQSRLEPVVGAPQYTDEDKLRFLDSLTAAEGLEKYLGAKFPGAKRFSLEGGDALIPMTKELIRRFGEKGGREVVIGMAHRGRLNMLVNVLGKRPQDLFDAFAGKYETQSSGDVKYHMGFSSDFDTPGGPVHLALAFNPSHLEIVNPVVIGSVRARMDRLDNPDGRQVLPVTIHGDSAFAGQGVVAETFNMSLTRGYGVGGTVRIVINNQVGFTTSNPRDTRSTEYCTDIAKMVQAPIFHVNADDPEAVVQVTQLALDFRNEFGRDVVIDLVCYRRHGHNEADEPSATQPLMYQKIKKHPTPRKIYADRLIEKGTVSAEQVTTQINEYRDALDHGECVVKEWRPMQKHSVDWSPYLGHEWDMAYDSTYDLEQLKDLGDRLTRYPETHTLQRQVAKIYADRKLMAQGEKLVDWGFAETLAYATLCDNGYEVRLTGQDSGRGTFFHRHAVLHNQNDASIYTPLCYLSEDQGQFQVYDSVLSEEAVMAFEYGYATAEPVGLTIWEAQFGDFANGAQVVIDQFLAAGEQKWGRMCGLTLLLPHGYEGQGPEHSSARLERYLQLCAEHNMQVCVPTTPAQVFHMLRRQVLRPMRRPLVVMTPKSLLRHPLAVSELETLAQGTFQNAIGEIDDLDPKGVKRVILCSGKVYYDLLEARRKNEQTDVAIIRIEQLYPFPQDEVAAILADYQHVTDFVWCQEEPQNQGAWYCSQHHFRAAIPEGAKLSYAGREASASPAVGYTSVHLQQQKALVEAALTLTKA comes from the coding sequence ATGCACAATGGCGTAATGCAAGCCTGGCTGGATTCTTCTCACCTGGCCGGTGCCAATGCGACCTATGTAGAAGACCTGTATGAGGCTTACCTGGCCGATCCCGAATCGGTTTCCGAACAATGGCGTGCCGTCTTCGACGGCTTGCCATCGGGAACTGAACCCACTCCGGATCAGCCCCATTCTCAAGTGAGAGACTATTTTCGCCGCCTCGCCAAAGATACCTCCCGTTATGCCACCCCGGTCAGTGATCCCCACACTGATGCCAAGCAAGTCAAGGTTCTGCAACTGATCAACGCCTACCGTTTCCGGGGCCATCAGAATGCCAATCTGGATCCGCTCGGGCTGTGGAACCGCGAGCCGGTGGCCGAGCTGGACCCGGCCTTTCATAACCTGACCGGCGCCGATCTCGAGGCGACCTTCAACGTGGGCTCCTACGCCATCGGCAGCGAGACCATGAAGCTGAAGGATCTGGTGGCGGCGCTGAAGAAAACCTACTGCGGCTCCGTGGGTGCGGAATACATGCACATCACCAGCACTCGGGAAAAGCGCTGGATTCAAAGCCGCCTCGAGCCGGTGGTGGGCGCGCCCCAGTACACCGATGAAGACAAGCTGCGCTTCCTTGACAGCCTGACCGCTGCCGAGGGTCTGGAAAAATACCTGGGTGCCAAGTTCCCGGGCGCCAAGCGTTTCTCCCTGGAAGGGGGCGATGCCCTGATCCCCATGACCAAGGAGCTCATTCGCCGCTTCGGTGAAAAGGGCGGTCGCGAAGTGGTGATCGGCATGGCCCACCGGGGCCGTCTGAACATGCTGGTCAACGTGCTGGGCAAGCGTCCGCAAGACCTGTTCGATGCCTTCGCCGGCAAGTACGAGACTCAGAGCTCCGGTGACGTGAAGTACCACATGGGCTTCAGCTCCGACTTCGACACCCCGGGCGGCCCGGTGCACCTGGCGCTGGCGTTCAACCCGTCACACCTGGAAATCGTCAACCCGGTGGTGATCGGCTCGGTCCGTGCCCGTATGGACCGTCTCGACAACCCGGACGGCCGTCAGGTACTGCCGGTGACCATTCACGGCGACTCGGCCTTTGCCGGCCAGGGCGTGGTGGCGGAAACCTTCAACATGTCGCTGACCCGGGGCTACGGGGTGGGCGGCACGGTGCGGATTGTGATCAACAACCAGGTGGGCTTTACCACCTCCAACCCGCGCGACACCCGCTCCACCGAGTACTGTACCGACATCGCCAAAATGGTGCAGGCGCCCATTTTCCACGTCAATGCCGACGATCCGGAAGCCGTGGTGCAGGTGACCCAGCTGGCGCTGGACTTCCGCAACGAGTTCGGTCGCGACGTGGTCATCGATCTGGTGTGTTACCGCCGTCACGGCCACAACGAGGCCGATGAGCCCAGCGCCACCCAGCCGCTGATGTACCAGAAGATCAAGAAGCACCCGACCCCGCGCAAGATTTACGCCGATCGCCTGATTGAAAAGGGCACCGTCTCGGCGGAGCAGGTGACCACTCAGATCAACGAGTACCGGGATGCCCTGGATCACGGTGAATGCGTGGTCAAGGAATGGCGCCCGATGCAGAAACATTCCGTCGACTGGTCGCCCTACCTGGGCCACGAATGGGACATGGCCTACGACTCTACCTATGATCTTGAACAGCTCAAGGATCTGGGGGATCGCCTGACCCGTTATCCGGAAACCCATACCCTGCAGCGCCAGGTGGCCAAGATTTACGCCGACCGCAAGCTGATGGCCCAGGGCGAGAAGCTGGTGGACTGGGGCTTTGCGGAGACCCTGGCCTACGCCACTCTGTGCGACAACGGTTATGAAGTGCGCCTGACCGGCCAGGACTCCGGCCGGGGTACCTTCTTCCACCGTCACGCGGTGTTGCACAACCAGAACGACGCCAGTATTTACACCCCGCTGTGCTACCTCTCCGAGGATCAGGGCCAGTTCCAGGTGTATGACTCGGTGCTGAGTGAAGAAGCGGTGATGGCCTTTGAATACGGTTATGCCACCGCCGAGCCCGTGGGCCTGACCATCTGGGAAGCCCAGTTCGGTGACTTTGCCAACGGCGCTCAGGTGGTGATTGACCAGTTCCTCGCCGCCGGCGAGCAGAAGTGGGGCCGCATGTGCGGACTGACCCTGCTGCTGCCTCATGGCTACGAAGGTCAGGGTCCGGAGCACTCCAGTGCCCGTCTGGAACGTTATCTGCAATTGTGCGCCGAGCACAACATGCAGGTGTGCGTGCCCACCACGCCGGCGCAGGTGTTCCACATGCTGCGCCGTCAGGTGCTGCGCCCCATGCGCCGGCCGCTGGTGGTGATGACGCCGAAGTCGCTGCTGCGTCATCCGCTGGCGGTTTCCGAGCTGGAAACCTTGGCCCAGGGCACATTCCAGAACGCCATTGGCGAAATTGATGATCTGGATCCCAAAGGCGTCAAGCGCGTGATTCTTTGTTCCGGCAAGGTGTATTACGATTTGCTCGAAGCGCGTCGCAAGAACGAACAAACGGATGTGGCGATCATTCGAATTGAACAGCTGTATCCCTTCCCTCAGGACGAGGTGGCCGCGATTCTGGCCGACTACCAGCACGTGACCGATTTCGTCTGGTGTCAGGAAGAGCCGCAAAACCAGGGAGCCTGGTATTGCAGCCAGCATCACTTCCGGGCGGCCATTCCGGAAGGCGCCAAACTGAGCTATGCCGGTCGTGAGGCTTCGGCTTCTCCGGCGGTGGGTTACACCTCGGTTCACTTACAACAACAAAAAGCGTTGGTGGAAGCCGCACTGACGCTGACCAAAGCATAA
- the odhB gene encoding 2-oxoglutarate dehydrogenase complex dihydrolipoyllysine-residue succinyltransferase encodes MSIEIKVPDLPESVADATIATWHKQPGDSVERDEVIVDIETDKVVLEVPAPEAGILEAIMEDAGATVLGQQVIGKLKQGAKAGEETKDKPASNGEAKAEAAAAESDDLSPAVRRLVAEHNIDASKLSGSGKGGRITKEDVEAFIKDGGKAKTADQPVAAKAELPLVAPGQRDQKRVPMTRLRKRVAERLLEAKNTTAMLTTFNEVNMKPIMDLRKQYQDIFEKRHGIRLGFMSFYVKAVVESLKRFPEVNASIDGDDIVYHNYFDVSIAVSTPRGLVTPVLRDCDRLSLADIEKSIKELAIKGRDGKLTVDDMTGGNFTITNGGVFGSLMSTPIINPPQSAILGMHKIQDRPMAVDGKVEILPMMYLALSYDHRLIDGRESVSFLVSIKELLEDPTRLLLDV; translated from the coding sequence ATGAGCATCGAAATCAAGGTTCCCGACCTCCCCGAATCCGTTGCCGACGCCACCATCGCCACCTGGCACAAGCAGCCCGGCGACAGCGTAGAGCGCGACGAAGTGATCGTCGATATTGAAACCGACAAGGTGGTACTGGAAGTGCCGGCCCCCGAGGCCGGTATTCTGGAAGCCATCATGGAAGACGCCGGCGCCACCGTGCTGGGTCAGCAGGTAATCGGCAAGCTCAAGCAGGGCGCCAAGGCCGGTGAAGAGACCAAGGACAAGCCCGCCAGCAACGGTGAAGCCAAGGCCGAGGCCGCGGCTGCCGAGAGCGACGATCTGAGCCCGGCGGTACGCCGCCTGGTGGCCGAGCACAACATTGACGCGAGCAAGCTGTCCGGCTCCGGCAAGGGTGGCCGCATCACCAAGGAAGACGTGGAAGCCTTCATCAAGGACGGCGGCAAGGCCAAAACCGCCGACCAGCCGGTCGCCGCCAAGGCCGAGCTGCCGCTGGTGGCGCCGGGTCAGCGCGATCAAAAACGCGTACCCATGACCCGTCTGCGCAAGCGGGTGGCCGAGCGTCTGCTGGAAGCCAAGAACACCACCGCCATGCTGACCACCTTCAACGAGGTCAACATGAAGCCGATCATGGATCTGCGCAAGCAGTACCAGGACATCTTCGAGAAGCGTCACGGCATTCGCCTGGGCTTTATGTCCTTCTACGTGAAGGCGGTGGTGGAGTCGCTCAAGCGCTTCCCGGAAGTGAACGCCTCCATTGACGGCGACGATATCGTTTATCACAACTACTTTGATGTCAGTATTGCCGTGTCCACGCCCCGTGGCCTGGTGACCCCGGTACTGCGCGACTGCGATCGCCTGAGCCTGGCCGACATTGAGAAGAGCATCAAAGAGCTGGCCATCAAGGGTCGCGACGGCAAACTGACCGTCGATGACATGACCGGCGGTAACTTTACCATTACCAATGGCGGCGTGTTCGGCTCCCTGATGTCCACCCCCATCATCAACCCGCCGCAGAGCGCCATTCTGGGAATGCACAAGATCCAGGACAGGCCCATGGCGGTGGACGGCAAGGTGGAAATCCTGCCGATGATGTACCTGGCCCTGTCTTACGATCACCGTCTGATCGACGGTCGCGAGTCGGTCAGCTTCCTGGTATCGATCAAGGAGCTGCTGGAAGACCCGACCCGTCTGCTGCTGGACGTGTAA
- the sucC gene encoding ADP-forming succinate--CoA ligase subunit beta: MNLHEYQAKQLFAEYGLPVSEGYACDNPQEAVEAASKIGGNMWVVKCQVHAGGRGKAGGVKLAKSKEEIREFAEQWLGKNLVTYQTDAKGQPVAKILVESCTDIAKELYLGAVVDRGTRRVVFMASTEGGVEIEKVAEETPELIHKAAIDPLVGPQPYQGRELAFKLGLKGDQIKQFTKIFLGLGQMFLDYDFALLEINPLVITDAGNLHCLDGKINIDSNALYRQPKLRDMHDPSQDDAREAHAAKWELNYVALDGNIGCMVNGAGLAMGTMDIVNLHGGKPANFLDVGGGATKERVTEAFKIILSDSNVKAVLVNIFGGIVRCDMIAEGIIGAVKEVGVKVPVVVRLEGNNAEAGTAKLDESGLNIIAATSLTDAAVQVVNAAQGK, encoded by the coding sequence ATGAATTTGCATGAATATCAGGCAAAACAGCTGTTCGCCGAATACGGCCTGCCCGTATCCGAAGGCTACGCATGTGACAACCCGCAGGAAGCGGTAGAAGCGGCCAGCAAAATCGGCGGCAACATGTGGGTGGTCAAATGTCAGGTCCACGCCGGTGGCCGTGGCAAGGCAGGCGGTGTCAAGCTGGCCAAGAGCAAGGAAGAGATCCGCGAGTTCGCGGAGCAGTGGCTGGGCAAGAATCTGGTCACCTACCAGACTGACGCCAAGGGTCAGCCGGTGGCCAAGATCCTGGTGGAGTCGTGCACCGACATTGCCAAGGAGCTTTACCTGGGCGCGGTCGTGGACCGGGGTACCCGTCGTGTGGTGTTCATGGCATCAACCGAAGGCGGCGTGGAAATTGAGAAGGTGGCCGAAGAGACCCCCGAACTGATCCACAAGGCCGCCATCGATCCCCTGGTGGGCCCGCAGCCTTATCAGGGCCGTGAGCTGGCATTCAAACTGGGCCTGAAAGGCGACCAGATCAAGCAGTTCACCAAAATCTTCCTCGGTCTGGGACAGATGTTCCTGGACTACGATTTCGCCCTGCTCGAAATCAACCCCCTGGTGATCACCGATGCCGGCAACCTGCACTGCCTGGACGGCAAGATCAACATCGACTCCAACGCCCTGTACCGTCAGCCCAAGCTGCGCGACATGCATGACCCAAGCCAGGACGATGCCCGTGAAGCCCACGCGGCCAAGTGGGAGCTGAACTATGTGGCGCTGGATGGCAACATCGGCTGCATGGTGAACGGGGCCGGTCTGGCCATGGGCACCATGGACATCGTGAACCTGCACGGCGGCAAGCCGGCCAACTTCCTGGATGTGGGCGGTGGCGCCACCAAGGAACGGGTGACCGAGGCGTTCAAGATTATTCTCTCCGACAGCAATGTGAAAGCGGTACTGGTGAACATCTTTGGCGGTATTGTCCGTTGCGACATGATTGCCGAAGGCATCATCGGTGCGGTGAAGGAAGTGGGTGTCAAAGTCCCGGTGGTGGTCCGTCTGGAAGGCAATAATGCCGAAGCCGGTACCGCCAAGCTGGACGAGTCCGGCCTCAACATCATCGCCGCCACCAGCCTGACCGACGCCGCCGTTCAGGTCGTTAACGCCGCACAGGGGAAATAA